From a single Helicovermis profundi genomic region:
- a CDS encoding ATP-binding protein, protein MIIYKTDFLSTFKRVDIIVNEIIESLKSIQELNSENTLFMIGFMLRELLNNAVEHGNKNDESKYVFCEIDYDYPYLSFKVEDEGKGVITLKREFDFEDILRERNRGMELILKYGFVVNVDGNKIHAIYELNNNKDRGVSND, encoded by the coding sequence ATGATTATTTATAAAACAGATTTTTTATCCACTTTTAAAAGAGTAGATATAATAGTTAATGAAATAATTGAATCGTTAAAAAGTATTCAAGAATTAAATAGTGAAAATACTCTTTTTATGATTGGTTTTATGCTAAGAGAATTGCTTAACAATGCGGTGGAGCATGGCAACAAAAATGATGAATCGAAATATGTATTTTGCGAAATCGATTATGACTATCCATATTTATCTTTTAAAGTTGAAGATGAAGGAAAAGGTGTGATAACTTTAAAAAGAGAGTTTGATTTTGAAGATATTTTACGAGAAAGAAATAGAGGTATGGAGCTTATTTTAAAGTATGGCTTTGTGGTTAATGTTGATGGTAATAAAATTCATGCAATTTATGAACTAAATAATAATAAAGATAGGGGTGTAAGTAATGATTAA
- a CDS encoding ABC transporter substrate-binding protein, giving the protein MNKKIMILIFNILIITIILVGCSSSGKKVFLGSEKGYTRINEESSLQSKKNNIKTLDWVVNLKNIESVSPILAKTYEEKTIVNNIFVGLTKQVGVKVIPSLAEKIIISNSKLEYTFVLRDAYWSNGEKISAYDFVSSWDKLEKLTSKSNKTSIFKILGISEYKVLSNRTLFVRLNRKNEDLLKFFSSSIFFPYKNDFEYKGDFSNDLDVISSGPYKLSIKRNENKVTLIQNEYYKKDIDINYDKINILNLDKKEKINREEEVVISSTYNLLDNKNELLKNTNYRYLPFNQIKTLFINSKSDVLKNKYERFKINKVLDRMAILDYSNENMGLITNDFVDGSLNYAKLGYIENYIMNLTTKNLKGKNIKFIYYNNETNEKIANIIKLIFETNFDAKIVSIGYSKINLKRAINNKDFDILLGEVNGVGNSKDSYLISLYPNSYEEYTNWGSRSYVKYLDEYMLDRNSKILTNAYIELYTSSYHIPLFYTGFSIIKDDRINLNNSCNNNFIDFTRINNR; this is encoded by the coding sequence TTGAATAAAAAAATAATGATTCTTATTTTTAACATTCTTATTATTACAATTATATTGGTTGGATGTAGTTCTAGTGGGAAAAAAGTTTTTTTAGGTTCTGAAAAAGGATATACAAGAATTAACGAGGAATCGAGTTTACAAAGCAAAAAAAATAATATTAAAACTTTGGATTGGGTTGTTAATTTAAAAAATATTGAAAGCGTTTCGCCAATTCTAGCCAAAACATATGAAGAAAAAACAATAGTTAATAATATTTTTGTTGGATTAACAAAGCAAGTTGGGGTTAAGGTTATACCTTCACTTGCTGAAAAAATAATTATTAGTAATTCTAAATTAGAATATACTTTTGTATTAAGAGATGCATATTGGTCGAATGGGGAAAAAATAAGTGCCTATGATTTTGTGTCTTCATGGGATAAGTTAGAAAAATTAACTTCGAAAAGTAATAAAACTTCAATATTTAAAATACTTGGTATAAGTGAATATAAAGTTTTATCTAATAGGACTTTATTTGTTAGATTAAATAGAAAAAATGAAGATTTACTTAAATTTTTTTCAAGCTCTATTTTTTTTCCATATAAAAATGATTTTGAATATAAAGGTGATTTTTCTAACGATTTAGATGTCATTTCTAGTGGTCCATATAAACTTTCTATAAAAAGAAATGAAAATAAAGTAACTCTTATACAAAATGAATATTATAAAAAAGATATTGATATTAATTACGACAAAATAAATATTCTCAATTTAGATAAAAAAGAAAAAATAAATAGAGAAGAAGAAGTTGTAATTAGCAGCACATATAATTTGTTAGACAATAAAAATGAATTATTAAAAAATACTAATTATAGATATTTGCCTTTTAACCAAATAAAAACTTTATTTATTAATTCAAAATCCGATGTTCTAAAAAATAAATACGAGAGATTTAAAATAAATAAAGTTCTTGATAGAATGGCTATTTTAGATTATTCTAATGAAAATATGGGTTTAATAACAAATGACTTTGTTGATGGTTCACTAAATTATGCGAAACTGGGCTATATTGAAAATTATATTATGAATTTAACTACTAAAAATTTGAAAGGCAAAAACATTAAATTTATTTATTATAATAATGAAACAAATGAAAAAATAGCAAATATTATTAAATTAATTTTTGAAACTAATTTTGATGCTAAAATCGTAAGTATTGGTTATAGTAAAATTAATTTGAAACGTGCAATTAATAATAAAGATTTTGATATACTTTTAGGTGAAGTTAATGGTGTAGGAAATTCAAAAGATAGTTATTTAATTTCACTTTATCCAAATTCTTATGAGGAGTATACAAATTGGGGAAGCAGAAGTTATGTAAAATATTTGGACGAATATATGTTGGATAGAAATTCAAAGATTTTAACAAATGCATACATCGAATTGTACACAAGTTCTTATCATATACCTTTGTTTTATACAGGGTTTTCGATTATAAAGGATGATAGAATTAATTTAAATAATAGCTGTAATAACAATTTTATTGATTTTACTAGAATTAATAATCGCTAA
- a CDS encoding STAS domain-containing protein gives MIKTIENDAIYIKMQKDLVAPNISEFKSKIVDFLEDNEDESEDLDEVILNLSEIDNIDSMGVTFVVGLYKSVVKEGKSFRIEGCSDDIKQLFKLMKLDEFFDIDE, from the coding sequence ATGATTAAAACAATTGAAAATGATGCTATTTATATTAAAATGCAAAAGGATTTAGTTGCTCCAAATATAAGTGAATTTAAATCAAAAATTGTAGATTTTCTTGAAGATAATGAAGATGAATCTGAAGACTTGGATGAAGTTATACTTAATTTATCTGAAATTGATAACATTGATTCTATGGGAGTTACTTTTGTGGTTGGACTATATAAGAGTGTTGTTAAAGAAGGTAAAAGTTTTAGAATTGAAGGATGTAGTGATGATATAAAACAATTGTTTAAATTAATGAAATTAGATGAATTTTTTGATATTGATGAATAG
- a CDS encoding N-acetylmuramoyl-L-alanine amidase: MRKIVFVVIISLIFNLSIPLFTYGESSTDISENINLLDSKTNKTQSYPVVNLMLSGEDLVTDVPGILYSLGGYTRTLVPISIITDNLGYDILWDGKTKEVTITTESKTIVLKINSSDATINGEKIKLPNDIPAKLMAYNGTYRTMVPVRFVTEQLGKEIKWINDTRTVEINEPKQYIKSIVYDRERHFKEIRIKTSGKVKTTSYYIDGTKLNKKNKYVVDIQNVDFKMDKINFDKNGYYKIPIELYGIDSANMYKIKDTGNIRLEVNLDIKKGFDVFYDDKSGELVVEFINSVEDIRYEKLYNADAIVIDTNQAPPDLNVKYLKNAVIVDIVNSKLKFNSGKFGSIDFKKDGIEKVSFSQFDPSNEYEKDDLVSRVVVNLSEGKTSDDVYVEDIGDKVYIYVSGAPLNGFNYVKNGLDSGTLDINFDKKGSYKTNYDSNSKLLTLEVPKSSINLDKMNVDIDDSIVDLIKIDDMDMNNYLISLKLSKGTSYKNNSEKNNIDNISLSFFNKELSNSKYKNTLVVIDPGHGGSDAGAVGSKTYEKTLALIVGKKVKKELESLGFKVYITRDNDKRVSLQERTNIANSLGADLFVSIHMNSYVNANPYGLEVLYNPNDKLKNKEFAEFTKNELINSLGAFDRGIVSRPRLYVLRHTEMPSILTELGFISNPTEQDKLMNVDYQTKAAKAIAKGILDFLSFK, encoded by the coding sequence ATGCGTAAAATAGTATTTGTAGTAATAATTTCATTAATATTTAATTTGAGTATTCCTTTATTTACTTATGGGGAAAGTTCGACAGATATTTCTGAAAATATTAATCTTTTAGATAGTAAAACAAATAAAACACAATCGTATCCAGTTGTGAATTTAATGCTTAGTGGTGAGGATTTAGTTACAGATGTTCCTGGTATTTTATATTCGCTTGGGGGTTATACAAGGACACTTGTTCCAATAAGCATTATTACTGATAATTTGGGTTACGATATATTGTGGGACGGAAAAACAAAAGAGGTTACAATAACAACTGAAAGCAAAACGATAGTATTGAAAATTAATTCTAGTGATGCCACCATCAACGGGGAAAAAATAAAGCTTCCTAATGATATTCCTGCAAAACTAATGGCATATAACGGGACGTATAGAACCATGGTACCTGTACGATTTGTAACTGAACAACTTGGAAAAGAAATTAAATGGATTAACGATACTAGAACAGTAGAAATAAATGAACCTAAACAGTACATTAAATCAATTGTATATGACAGAGAAAGGCATTTTAAAGAAATAAGAATTAAAACATCTGGAAAAGTTAAAACTACGTCTTATTACATAGATGGAACAAAATTAAATAAAAAGAACAAATATGTTGTAGATATTCAAAATGTTGATTTTAAAATGGACAAAATAAACTTTGATAAAAACGGTTATTATAAAATACCTATAGAATTATATGGAATTGATAGTGCAAATATGTATAAAATCAAAGATACGGGTAATATTAGACTTGAAGTGAACTTGGATATAAAAAAAGGATTTGATGTATTTTATGATGATAAATCAGGTGAATTAGTAGTAGAGTTTATTAATAGTGTTGAAGATATTAGATATGAAAAATTATATAATGCTGATGCTATTGTTATAGATACTAATCAAGCGCCTCCAGATTTAAATGTAAAATATTTAAAAAATGCAGTTATAGTAGATATTGTTAATTCAAAATTAAAGTTCAACTCTGGCAAATTTGGAAGTATAGATTTTAAAAAAGATGGAATAGAAAAAGTATCGTTTTCACAATTTGATCCATCAAATGAATATGAAAAAGATGATCTAGTTTCAAGAGTAGTTGTAAATTTAAGTGAGGGAAAAACAAGCGATGACGTATATGTTGAAGATATTGGTGACAAAGTTTATATATATGTTTCAGGTGCTCCTTTAAATGGTTTCAATTATGTTAAAAATGGACTAGATAGCGGAACTTTAGATATTAATTTTGATAAAAAAGGAAGTTATAAAACGAACTATGACAGTAATAGTAAATTATTAACTCTTGAAGTGCCTAAAAGTAGTATTAATCTTGATAAAATGAATGTTGATATAGATGATAGTATTGTTGATTTAATAAAAATAGATGATATGGATATGAATAATTATTTAATTAGTTTAAAACTTTCTAAAGGAACAAGCTATAAGAATAATTCTGAAAAAAATAATATAGATAATATTTCCTTATCATTTTTTAATAAAGAATTATCAAATTCAAAATATAAAAATACTCTAGTGGTTATTGATCCAGGACATGGTGGAAGTGATGCAGGAGCAGTTGGTTCAAAAACTTATGAAAAAACATTAGCTCTAATAGTTGGTAAAAAAGTAAAAAAAGAATTAGAATCACTAGGATTTAAAGTTTATATAACAAGGGATAATGATAAGAGAGTAAGTCTACAAGAAAGGACGAATATTGCAAATTCACTGGGTGCAGATTTATTTGTAAGTATTCATATGAATTCATATGTAAATGCAAATCCTTATGGACTTGAAGTTCTTTATAATCCAAATGATAAGCTAAAGAATAAAGAATTCGCAGAATTTACCAAAAATGAATTAATTAATTCTCTAGGAGCATTTGATAGAGGAATTGTTTCAAGACCAAGACTTTACGTTCTTAGGCACACTGAAATGCCATCTATTCTTACAGAACTCGGTTTCATTTCTAATCCTACAGAGCAAGATAAGCTTATGAATGTTGATTACCAAACAAAAGCAGCTAAAGCAATAGCAAAAGGTATATTAGATTTTTTGAGTTTTAAATAG
- the ligA gene encoding NAD-dependent DNA ligase LigA: MQEIEKKIKELKSLIIYHENKYYNEDNPEISDFEYDELMRELIELEVKYPNLKTTDSPSVRVGGVALKNFNQVNHKVKLLSLDNSYNKNDLINFDLRINKEVKIDEYIVEYKIDGLSVALTYENGNFVKGATRGNGEIGEDVTENLKTIRSIPLKLKEPLNIIVRGEVFISKKQFALINEIQETEGKEQFANPRNIAAGSLRQLDSKVAAKRHLDILIFDLLEGDLNLNKHDEILDKLEAIGFKVNNHKKCNDINEVAKYCESMISERHNLDYEIDGMVIKVNDINSRNSLGIKAKSPKWAMAYKFPAEEKETVVKDIVVQVGRTGVLTPKAEFEAVEVAGSTIRWATLHNQDFIDEKDVRIGDTVFIQKAGDVIPAVVRVVKEKRTGEEKKFKLPLYCPECGGTTLRKEGEVALRCTNENCPAKLRRSIIHFVSRVAMNIDGVGEAVVTELIKNGFIKNYSDLYFLKDKKDELLNLERMAEKSVDNMLESIENSKSNDLSKLINAFGINLIGAKAAKTISKKLKTMDNIIDASFATLNSIDEIGEKMANSIIEYFSHEDNLQRIERLKKANVNMVSLENEKDEKELIFKDLTFVVTGTLKKYKREEIKGLIESLGGKASSSVSKKTSYLVYGDKAGSKKEKAISLGVKTISEEEFKEAFNL; this comes from the coding sequence ATGCAAGAAATAGAAAAAAAAATAAAAGAACTTAAGAGTTTAATAATTTATCATGAAAATAAATATTACAATGAAGATAATCCAGAAATTTCAGATTTTGAATATGATGAATTGATGAGAGAATTAATTGAACTCGAAGTAAAATATCCAAATCTTAAAACCACAGATTCTCCAAGTGTTCGAGTTGGAGGAGTTGCTTTAAAAAATTTTAATCAGGTAAATCACAAAGTAAAGCTACTTAGCCTTGATAATTCTTATAACAAAAATGATTTAATTAATTTTGATTTAAGAATAAACAAAGAAGTAAAAATAGATGAGTATATCGTTGAATACAAAATAGACGGTTTAAGTGTTGCATTAACTTATGAAAATGGTAATTTTGTAAAAGGGGCTACAAGGGGAAATGGCGAAATTGGTGAAGATGTAACTGAAAATCTTAAAACAATTCGAAGTATACCATTAAAATTAAAAGAACCTCTAAATATCATTGTAAGAGGAGAAGTTTTTATTTCCAAGAAACAATTTGCTTTAATTAATGAAATTCAAGAAACAGAAGGAAAAGAACAATTTGCGAATCCTAGAAATATTGCTGCAGGTTCACTAAGACAACTAGATTCAAAGGTTGCAGCGAAACGACATCTTGATATTTTGATATTTGATTTATTAGAAGGAGATTTAAACTTAAACAAACACGATGAAATTTTAGATAAACTTGAAGCTATTGGATTTAAAGTAAATAACCATAAAAAGTGTAATGATATAAATGAAGTCGCAAAATACTGTGAATCAATGATTAGCGAAAGACATAATTTGGATTATGAAATAGATGGAATGGTTATTAAAGTTAACGATATTAATAGTCGTAATTCTCTTGGAATTAAAGCTAAAAGTCCAAAGTGGGCAATGGCATATAAATTTCCTGCTGAAGAAAAAGAGACTGTTGTTAAAGATATAGTTGTTCAAGTTGGTAGAACTGGTGTATTAACTCCAAAAGCAGAATTCGAAGCTGTTGAAGTTGCTGGTAGTACTATTAGGTGGGCTACTCTTCATAATCAAGACTTTATTGATGAAAAGGATGTTAGAATTGGTGACACTGTTTTTATTCAAAAAGCAGGAGATGTTATTCCAGCGGTAGTAAGAGTTGTAAAAGAAAAACGTACAGGTGAAGAAAAGAAATTTAAACTTCCTCTTTACTGTCCTGAATGTGGAGGTACTACTTTAAGAAAAGAAGGGGAAGTCGCATTAAGATGTACTAATGAAAATTGTCCTGCGAAACTTAGAAGAAGTATTATTCATTTTGTTTCGAGAGTCGCCATGAATATTGATGGAGTTGGTGAAGCTGTAGTTACGGAACTTATTAAAAATGGATTTATTAAAAACTATTCTGATTTATATTTTTTGAAAGATAAAAAAGATGAACTATTAAATCTTGAAAGAATGGCTGAAAAATCAGTTGACAATATGCTTGAATCGATTGAGAATTCTAAAAGTAATGATCTAAGTAAGTTGATTAACGCTTTTGGAATTAATCTAATTGGAGCAAAAGCTGCTAAAACTATTTCGAAGAAACTAAAAACTATGGATAACATAATTGATGCAAGTTTTGCTACTTTAAATTCAATTGATGAAATTGGAGAAAAGATGGCTAATAGCATTATAGAATATTTTTCACATGAAGATAACTTACAAAGAATAGAAAGGTTAAAAAAAGCAAATGTAAATATGGTTTCTCTTGAAAATGAAAAAGATGAAAAAGAACTAATATTTAAAGATTTAACATTTGTAGTTACTGGAACATTAAAAAAGTATAAGAGAGAAGAAATAAAAGGACTAATTGAATCATTAGGTGGGAAAGCAAGTTCAAGTGTAAGTAAAAAAACTTCTTATTTAGTATATGGCGATAAAGCAGGTTCAAAGAAAGAAAAAGCGATAAGCCTTGGAGTCAAAACGATTAGTGAAGAGGAATTTAAAGAAGCTTTTAATCTGTAG
- the pcrA gene encoding DNA helicase PcrA: MNIDLLNDMQKEAVINTEGPLLILAGAGSGKTRVLTHRIAYLIEEKEVFPSNILAITFTNKAAKEMRIRVEKLIGEASNGMWMGTFHSICVKILRRYASLIGYERDFVIYDPTDQKTLARECLKELNIDEKKTTFRYVLGKISEAKNDMLTPKEYEKLYSGDFYLDKVVKVYELYQRKLINNNAMDFDDLILNAIKVLKENEKILSDYQRKFKYVLVDEYQDTNKAQYVLVRYLSMGYVNLCVVGDNDQSIYGWRGADIRNIRDFEKDFPGAKIIKLEQNYRSSVNILNAANNVIKNNINRKSKKLWTDNDLGEKIHYYKAQSEMDEAYFVVRNLIADKKRNKRNNLDYAVLYRTNAQSRVLEDAFRREGVSYKLVGGTKFYDRREIKDFISYMRIIQNPVDELSIKRAINIPKRGIGPKTIEKIKGFAYENNLSLYQALVYAAKKDLFSKKINKGIKEFVTIIEKYKNDALERKVSFLMEDVLNDIGYIEELKLDNTLESRSRIENLREMISAAKEFERTSETGLLAEFLEEFSLRSDIDNVEEDDDSVLLMTLHSAKGLEFPIVFMVGLEEGIFPSSRSLNEDESVEEERRLMYVGITRAEEKLFITHSSIRSMYGKTSCNLVSRFIEEIPSELLDVPKDEVASRKTRKTSFTSQMKADLAYKEKSKSKIEDVTVIKTGTKVFHKIFGEGTVVSLKGNKGEENVTIVFKTKGIKKLKLSIAPLEIIQ, encoded by the coding sequence ATGAATATAGATCTACTAAATGACATGCAAAAGGAAGCTGTTATAAATACTGAGGGACCATTACTTATTTTAGCGGGTGCGGGTAGTGGTAAAACAAGAGTTTTGACTCATAGAATTGCATATTTGATTGAAGAAAAAGAAGTTTTTCCGAGTAATATTCTTGCTATAACATTTACAAACAAAGCTGCTAAAGAAATGAGAATTAGGGTAGAAAAATTAATTGGAGAAGCTTCAAATGGAATGTGGATGGGAACTTTTCACTCAATTTGTGTAAAAATTCTTAGAAGGTATGCTTCTTTAATTGGTTATGAAAGAGATTTTGTTATATATGACCCTACAGATCAAAAAACTCTTGCTAGAGAATGTTTAAAAGAATTAAATATTGATGAGAAAAAAACAACATTCAGATATGTTTTAGGTAAAATAAGTGAAGCGAAAAATGACATGCTTACTCCCAAAGAATATGAAAAGCTCTATAGTGGCGATTTTTATTTAGATAAAGTAGTTAAAGTTTATGAATTATATCAAAGAAAACTTATAAATAATAATGCTATGGATTTTGATGATTTAATTTTAAATGCAATAAAAGTATTAAAAGAAAATGAAAAAATACTTTCAGATTACCAGAGAAAATTTAAATATGTTTTAGTTGATGAATATCAAGATACAAATAAAGCGCAGTATGTTTTAGTTAGATATTTATCGATGGGATATGTTAATTTATGTGTTGTTGGTGATAATGATCAATCTATCTATGGATGGAGAGGCGCTGATATTAGAAATATAAGAGATTTTGAAAAAGACTTTCCAGGTGCAAAAATCATTAAGCTAGAACAAAACTATAGAAGTTCTGTGAATATACTTAACGCTGCAAATAATGTTATAAAAAATAATATTAATAGAAAAAGCAAAAAACTTTGGACTGATAATGATTTGGGTGAAAAAATTCACTATTATAAAGCTCAAAGTGAAATGGATGAAGCTTATTTTGTAGTTAGAAATTTAATTGCTGATAAGAAACGTAATAAAAGAAATAATTTAGATTATGCTGTTCTATATAGAACTAATGCGCAGTCACGTGTGCTTGAAGATGCTTTTAGACGTGAAGGTGTTTCTTATAAACTTGTTGGAGGTACAAAATTCTACGATAGACGTGAAATAAAAGATTTTATTTCATATATGAGAATTATTCAAAATCCTGTTGATGAGCTTAGTATAAAGCGTGCAATTAATATACCTAAACGTGGAATCGGTCCTAAAACAATAGAAAAAATTAAAGGTTTTGCTTATGAAAATAATTTATCTTTATATCAAGCCTTAGTTTATGCAGCTAAGAAAGATTTATTTTCAAAAAAAATTAATAAAGGTATAAAAGAGTTTGTTACTATAATAGAAAAATACAAAAATGATGCGCTTGAAAGAAAAGTGTCATTTTTAATGGAAGACGTATTAAATGATATAGGGTATATTGAAGAACTTAAACTCGATAATACATTGGAATCAAGAAGTAGAATTGAAAACTTAAGAGAAATGATTTCTGCTGCAAAAGAATTTGAACGAACATCTGAAACTGGGTTATTGGCAGAGTTTTTAGAAGAATTTAGTCTTAGAAGTGATATAGATAATGTCGAGGAAGATGATGATAGTGTGCTTCTAATGACACTTCATAGCGCTAAGGGACTTGAATTTCCAATTGTTTTTATGGTTGGACTTGAAGAAGGGATTTTCCCATCAAGTAGATCCTTAAATGAGGACGAATCTGTAGAAGAAGAAAGACGTTTAATGTATGTAGGAATAACTAGAGCAGAAGAAAAATTATTTATTACGCATTCTTCAATTAGAAGTATGTATGGTAAAACATCTTGCAATTTAGTAAGTCGTTTTATTGAAGAAATACCTAGCGAGCTTCTTGATGTACCAAAAGACGAAGTTGCATCAAGAAAAACAAGAAAAACTTCTTTTACATCTCAAATGAAAGCAGATTTAGCATATAAAGAAAAGTCGAAATCTAAGATAGAAGATGTTACGGTTATAAAAACTGGAACTAAAGTATTTCATAAAATTTTTGGTGAAGGTACAGTAGTGAGTTTAAAAGGGAATAAGGGTGAAGAAAACGTTACAATTGTTTTTAAAACAAAAGGGATAAAAAAATTAAAATTAAGTATAGCTCCGCTTGAAATTATACAGTAA
- a CDS encoding PP2C family protein-serine/threonine phosphatase, with product MGYNIIIADDVRMNRVLLIEILDKKLKDLVFFEAENGIEVVKLCDDFDIDLVILDLIMPVQDGYETLKKLKLNEKTTDIPIIVNSAISDVASIEKTLEDGAIDYFTKPLSKYDMQVMLPLKAKNALLLYEHKKTIENLNKTLNGELKNANAFQNIMLPKNKNFRNLDLYIKFQPSMGIGGDCFDCFEKDGKIWFIIADVTGHGIAAGMASSMVKVMFRSNANLKDTSPSEILENMNNSIFDMFDFEGEFNYIVFSAFVGLIDDDVFTYSNAGQPYPIVISEEEEVTPLNKNGLLLGILEGIGYENYEMKLNRGDEIFVYTDGLFSSGKDSDFKNWTLVEEFTNLYKRLALEDQKTFLEKAFNHFKLIHMTEDGDYTDDVAMMLLRLK from the coding sequence ATGGGCTACAACATTATAATTGCTGATGACGTAAGAATGAATAGAGTTTTACTAATTGAAATCCTTGATAAAAAACTTAAAGATTTAGTTTTTTTTGAAGCAGAAAATGGTATTGAAGTTGTTAAGCTTTGTGATGATTTTGATATTGATTTAGTTATATTAGATTTGATTATGCCGGTTCAAGATGGATATGAAACTCTTAAAAAACTTAAATTGAATGAAAAAACAACGGATATACCTATTATAGTGAATTCAGCTATTAGTGATGTTGCGAGCATTGAAAAAACACTTGAAGATGGTGCTATCGATTATTTTACAAAACCACTTTCAAAATATGATATGCAAGTTATGCTTCCCTTGAAAGCTAAAAACGCTTTACTGCTTTATGAGCATAAAAAAACAATTGAAAATCTTAATAAAACCCTTAATGGTGAGCTTAAAAATGCAAATGCATTTCAAAATATAATGCTTCCAAAAAATAAAAATTTTAGAAACTTAGATTTGTATATTAAGTTTCAACCGTCTATGGGTATTGGAGGAGATTGTTTTGATTGCTTTGAGAAAGATGGGAAAATTTGGTTCATAATAGCTGATGTTACTGGCCATGGTATTGCGGCTGGAATGGCGTCTTCTATGGTTAAAGTTATGTTTAGATCTAATGCTAATCTTAAAGACACTTCTCCATCTGAAATACTTGAAAATATGAATAATAGTATTTTTGATATGTTTGACTTTGAAGGTGAATTTAACTATATTGTTTTTTCCGCTTTTGTAGGACTAATAGATGATGATGTATTTACATACTCTAATGCTGGTCAGCCATATCCAATCGTAATTAGTGAAGAAGAAGAAGTTACACCTCTCAATAAGAATGGATTGCTTCTTGGTATATTAGAAGGAATTGGATATGAAAATTATGAGATGAAGTTAAATCGTGGTGATGAAATTTTTGTATATACTGATGGTCTTTTTAGTTCGGGTAAAGATAGTGATTTTAAAAATTGGACACTTGTTGAAGAGTTTACTAATCTTTATAAAAGATTAGCTCTAGAAGATCAAAAAACATTTCTAGAAAAGGCATTTAATCATTTTAAGTTAATTCATATGACAGAAGATGGTGATTATACTGATGATGTTGCGATGATGCTACTTAGATTAAAATAA